The Serinus canaria isolate serCan28SL12 chromosome 2, serCan2020, whole genome shotgun sequence genomic interval TCAGTGCTCTTCCTTCCCTAATAGCTGTGCAAGCTTTGGAGCTTTGGAATTTTCTGGCTGCATGTTGAATATGGGAGGTTGAAAGGAAGAAGTCTGGACTTCATCAAAGTCAGAAATTCCTGTCTGTGTTCATGGCTGTGACATGACTTGCTAAGCACTTTTGAACAGGTTACTGAATATCTCTGCATGTGTGCTGATACAAAGTAGAAATCCTTACAACAAACATCTCACTCCTAGACAGCACAGAATCCttgagtggtttgggttggaaggaaccttaaagatcatctctaACtcccaactcccctgccattgccagggacaccttccactagaccaggttgctcagagcctgtTATCAGGAACATCATAATGGGTGCCTAATGAGAGGTATCAGTTTGTATAGAATTTTATTGCTATaagcagtaaaaaaattacGTTTGATTTCTAGAGGCAGAGTAAAtagtattttctttgttcttaaaATGGCCAAAGTGTCAGGATAAACACTTAGTAAGATCATAATGGTAGATCAGGATCAAAGCTTATAAGTCTATTGTGTCCAACATTATTCTCTAAATTTTGTTGACTACTTCTGCATGGCAAGTTTTTATATTTCCttgttggttttggttcttaggttgttggtggttttttttaagtttcagctttgtttttctaTAAAGAACATATTTGGTACTTCATCTATTTCCCTATATAATAGAACTTACCAGCCAGTCATACAATTCTATTTCACACTGGAAAACAACATCATTCATCCTTTGAAATAACTGGGGTAGGACAGTTCTTAATCATAAATGTCATGCTTTTCTTGGGCAACTTCTGGAAAGGCATGGGGAGAACAAAAGATGGAGCTTCATCAGTTTATGAAAGGAATTGTATGAAGTAATTTCCCCTAAACAAGACTGAACATAATGACAAAAAGTCCCATGAGCCTTATGGGTTTCACAAATGCAGAGTAATGCTGGGTAGCCTGtctgagttcaagaagtgtttggacaactttctcaggcacatggtgtgactcagggtgttctgtgcagggtcaggagttggactcaatgatcctaatttcccttccaactcagcatattctgtgtttctgtgatctCAGTAATCATTACAAAGagtcttatttttgttttagccTTAATTCTGGTGGGCCTGGGCCAAATAATTATATCAACATGTATTAAGAACTGCTATTTTAGATCTACCTAACCTGAAACtccatttttttcaatttgtttgggttttttttgtttcccttagTAGGTCCTTGTGGTTCTAAGTAAAAACCCATAGCTGCCTGATTTGTAGTGTGtaaatttctgttcttctgttcTCTTTAGATAAATACAGGGCAGCGGTCACAGTTGACTGTATCAAGCACAGAGATGGGAAATCAAAGGAGCCAGGCTTTGGAAAGCAGCCCTTTCATGTCAGACCTGCTGAGCGATGTCCCCTTTGCCCTCGCACCACATGTGTTAGCAGTGCAGGGCACCCACAGTGACGTTCCTGACCGGCTGCTCACCTACGACATCAACGATAATTTATCAAGATTTTGGTATGACTTTACACTTGAAAATTCAGTGCTTTGTGATCCCTAATGTTCTCTTTatcttttctgcctctgtcaaGGAACAAGTCTTAAATTGAAGATAAAGACTTACTTTAATTGACTTAATATTTGGGGGCTTGCCGCTGGTATATCAGAGGGGTTGTTATTCACAACTGTGATATATTTCTTAGCTTTAAGTGAAATATAACTTAGTACGTTAAATGTtacatttatttccaaagaaatcAAGCCTCATTAGGAGACTGGCTGCTGGGATCTAC includes:
- the UMAD1 gene encoding UBAP1-MVB12-associated (UMA)-domain containing protein 1 isoform X1 yields the protein MFSFFRKSQDSKKVTVPEREADGFVIVGDTADDQSRDSKDKTSFPETRPRYSQPSQINTGQRSQLTVSSTEMGNQRSQALESSPFMSDLLSDVPFALAPHVLAVQGTHSDVPDRLLTYDINDNLSRFWYDFTLENSVLCDP
- the UMAD1 gene encoding UBAP1-MVB12-associated (UMA)-domain containing protein 1 isoform X2; translation: MCSGLHQHLKCHSKGGDTADDQSRDSKDKTSFPETRPRYSQPSQINTGQRSQLTVSSTEMGNQRSQALESSPFMSDLLSDVPFALAPHVLAVQGTHSDVPDRLLTYDINDNLSRFWYDFTLENSVLCDP